The following are encoded together in the Daucus carota subsp. sativus chromosome 5, DH1 v3.0, whole genome shotgun sequence genome:
- the LOC108219913 gene encoding plasma membrane ATPase 4: MSHLEDIKNETVDLEKIPIEEVFEQLKCTREGLSGDEGANRLQIFGPNKLEEKKESKLLKFLGFMWNPLSWVMEAAAIMAIVLANGDGKPPDWQDFVGIICLLLINSTISFWEENNAGNAAAALMAGLAPKTKVLRDGRWSEQDAAILVPGDIISIKLGDIVPADARLLEGDPLKIDQSALTGESLPVTRNPHDEVFSGSTCKQGELEAVVIATGVHTFFGKAAHLVDSTNQVGHFQTVLTAIGNFCICSIAVGMVVEIIVMYPIQHRKYRDGIDNLLVLLIGGIPIAMPTVLSVTMAIGSHRLSEQGAITKRMTAIEEMAGMDVLCSDKTGTLTLNKLTVDKNLIEVFAKGVDKEYVLLCAARASRTENQDAIDAAIVGTLADPKEARAGIREVHFFPFNPVDKRTALTFIDSEGNWHRASKGAPEQILTLCNCKEDQKKKVHAIIDKFAERGLRSLAVARQEVPQKSKDSEGGPWQFVGLLSLFDPPRHDSSETIRRALNLGVNVKMITGDQLAIAKETGRRLGMGTNMYPSAALLGQNKDASIASLPVDELIEKADGFAGVFPEHKYEIVKRLQEKKHICGMTGDGVNDAPALKKADIGIAVADATDAARGASDIVLTEPGLSVIISAVLTSRAIFQRMKNYTIYAVSITIRIVFGFMFIALIWKFDFSPFMVLIIAILNDGTIMTISKDRVKPSPMPDSWKLKEIFATGIVLGGYLALLTVIFFWLIKDTDFFPEKFGVRPIRNKPDEMMAVLYLQVSIVSQALIFVTRSRSWSFMERPGLLLVAAFLVAQLIATFVAVYANWDFARIHGCGWGWAGVIWIYSIVFYIPLDILKFGTRYALSGKAWLNLLENKTAFTTKKDYGKEEREAQWAHAQRTLHGLQPPADSNIFDDKNSYRELSEIAEQAKRRAEVARLRELHTLKGHVESVVKLKGLDIDTIQQHYTV; the protein is encoded by the exons ATGAGTCATTTAGAGGATATCAAAAACGAGACCGTCGATCTG GAAAAGATTCCTATCGAAGAAGTATTTGAGCAGCTAAAATGTACCCGGGAAGGATTATCAGGAGATGAAGGAGCCAACAGGCTTCAAATCTTTGGACCCAAcaaactagaagagaaaaaA GAGAGTAAACTACTGAAATTTCTTGGGTTTATGTGGAATCCACTCTCCTGGGTCATGGAAGCTGCAGCTATAATGGCGATTGTGCTGGCTAATGGTGATGGAAAGCCTCCAGATTGGCAAGATTTTGTTGGTATCATATGCTTGCTTCTTATAAACTCTACCATTAGTTTCTGGGAAGAAAATAATGCTGGAAATGCTGCTGCCGCACTTATGGCTGGCCTGGCCCCCAAAACCAAG GTTCTTAGAGATGGTCGGTGGAGTGAGCAGGACGCTGCCATTTTGGTTCCTGGAGACATAATTAGTATCAAACTAGGGGATATTGTTCCTGCTGATGCACGCCTTCTTGAGGGTGATCCTTTAAAGATTGATCAATCTGCCCTGACTGGAGAATCTCTACCAGTGACAAGGAATCCTCATGATGAAGTTTTCTCTGGATCTACTTGCAAACAAGGTGAACTTGAAGCTGTTGTCATTGCTACCGGAGTTCATACTTTCTTTGGGAAGGCTGCACATCTTGTTGACAGCACCAACCAGGTTGGGCACTTTCAGACGGTGCTCACTGCAATTGGGAACTTTTGCATCTGTTCTATAGCTGTCGGAATGGTAGTAGAGATAATAGTTATGTACCCAATTCAACACAGGAAGTATAGGGATGGAATTGACAATCTCCTTGTTCTGTTGATTGGAGGCATTCCTATTGCTATGCCCACAGTCCTTTCTGTTACAATGGCTATTGGATCACACAGACTGTCAGAGCAGGGCGCCATTACAAAGAGAATGACTGCCATAGAAGAGATGGCAGGGATGGATGTTCTTTGCAGTGACAAGACAGGAACACTGACCCTTAACAAGCTGACTgttgataaaaatttaatcGAGGTTTTTGCGAAGGGAGTAGATAAGGAATATGTGCTACTTTGTGCTGCCAGGGCTTCTAGGACAGAAAACCAGGATGCTATTGATGCAGCAATTGTTGGAACTCTAGCTGATCCGAAAGAG GCTCGAGCTGGCATAAGGGAGGTGCATTTCTTTCCGTTTAATCCTGTGGACAAGAGGACTGCCTTGACTTTCATCGACTCTGAAGGCAACTGGCATAGAGCTAGTAAGGGTGCCCCTGAACAG ATCTTGACCCTGTGCAATTGCAAGGAAGATCAAAAAAAGAAGGTCCATGCAATTATTGATAAATTCGCAGAACGTGGATTAAGGTCTTTGGCTGTTGCAAGACAG GAAGTGCCTCAGAAATCGAAAGATAGTGAAGGTGGACCATGGCAGTTTGTTGGATTGTTGTCTCTGTTTGATCCTCCCAGGCATGACAGTTCAGAGACTATACGCAGGGCTCTCAATCTTGGTGTAAATGTCAAGATGATTACTG GTGATCAACTTGCCATTGCAAAGGAGACCGGCCGAAGGCTTGGGATGGGGACAAATATGTATCCTTCTGCTGCTTTACTGGGTCAAAACAAGGACGCTTCAATTGCTTCACTTCCTGTAGACGAGTTAATTGAGAAGGCAGATGGGTTTGCGGGGGTGTTTCCTG AGCACAAATATGAAATAGTAAAAAGGTTACAGGAGAAAAAGCACATTTGTGGTATGACTGGGGATGGTGTGAATGATGCCCCTGCTCTGAAAAAGGCAGATATAGGAATAGCAGTTGCTGATGCAACAGATGCTGCTCGAGGTGCTTCTGACATTGTGCTGACTGAACCTGGACTCAGTGTCATTATAAGTGCAGTTTTAACCAGTAGAGCAATTTTCCAGAGGATGAAGAATTACACA ATATACGCAGTGTCCATCACAATTCGTATCGTG TTTGGGttcatgtttattgctttgataTGGAAATTTGACTTCTCTCCCTTCATGGTTCTGATCATTGCTATCCTAAATGATG GCACTATTATGACAATCTCCAAGGATAGAGTAAAGCCCTCTCCGATGCCTGATAGTTGGAAGCTGAAGGAGATATTTGCTACAGGCATCGTGCTTGGAGGTTATTTGGCATTGTTGACTGTGATATTCTTTTGGTTAATAAAGGATACAGATTTTTTCCCG GAGAAATTTGGAGTAAGGCCTATAAGAAATAAACCTGATGAAATGATGGCCGTTCTTTATCTGCAAGTTAGTATTGTGAGCCAGGCACTCATCTTTGTCACTAGATCTCGCAGCTGGTCCTTTATGGAACGTCCTGGTTTATTGTTAGTCGCCGCTTTTCTAGTGGCACAACTG ATTGCAACTTTCGTAGCTGTGTATGCAAACTGGGATTTTGCAAGAATACACGGTTGTGGATGGGGATGGGCTGGTGTCATTTGGATTTATAGTATCGTTTTCTATATTCCTCTTGACATTTTGAAGTTTGGCACTCGTTATGCATTAAGTGGAAAAGCATGGCTGAACCTGCTAGAGAACAAG ACCGCCTTCACCACCAAGAAAGATTATGGAAAAGAGGAGAGAGAAGCTCAGTGGGCTCATGCTCAGCGAACTTTACATGGACTTCAACCACCAGCAGATTCTAACATATTTGATGATAAGAACAGTTACAGGGAACTATCTGAAATCGCTGAGCAGGCCAAAAGACGAGCTGAAGTTGCTAG GCTTCGAGAATTGCACACCCTGAAGGGACACGTCGAGTCGGTGGTGAAGCTCAAAGGCTTGGATATCGACACAATTCAGCAGCATTACACTGTCTAA
- the LOC108220443 gene encoding nifU-like protein 3, chloroplastic, whose product MIQLSNQAQQHIHSSSSYISLHKNPIVKCAAGSFLSKHKSFLGGQFHSSQLLSFRLIRPRRQHTAGNVLSPSCVLPLTEENVEKVLDEVRPGLMADGGNVALHEIDGLVVVLKLQGACGSCPSSTMTLKMGIETRLRDKIPEIMDVEQILDTETGLELNEENVEKILGEIRPYLTGTGGGVLEFVQIDDFVVIVRLSGPAAGVMTVRVALTQKLREKIPSIAAVQLIE is encoded by the exons ATGATTCAACTCTCAAACCAAGCTCAGCAACATATCCACTCTTCATCTTCATATATATCTCTTCACAAG AATCCCATTGTGAAATGTGCTGCTGGCTCTTTTTTGTCGAAACACAAGTCGTTTCTTGGAGGTCAGTTCCACAGTAGTCAGTTGTTAAGTTTTCGACTCATCCGTCCAAGAAGACAACATACAGCAG GAAATGTACTTTCGCCAAGCTGTGTTCTACCTTTGACTGAGGAAAATGTTGAGAAGGTGTTAGATGAAGTCCGTCCTGGCTTAATGGCTGATGGAGGAAATGTTGCTCTTCACGAGATTGATGGCCTCGTTGTGGTACTAAAGCTACAAGGTGCCTGTGGGTCTTGTCCAAGTTCAACTATGACACtaaagatgggaattgaaactCGTCTCCGAGACAAGATTCCAGAGATAATGGATGTGGAACAAATCCTCGACACTGAGACTGGCCTTGAGTTGAATGAAGAGAATGTTGAAAAg ATTCTTGGTGAAATCAGACCATACCTGACTGGCACAGGCGGAGGAGTTCTGGAATTTGTGCAGATCGATGACTTTGTTGTCATAGTGCGGCTCAGTGGCCCTGCAGCTGGAGTGATGACAGTTCGGGTGGCTCTTACACAGAAGTTGAGAGAAAAAATACCATCCATTGCAGCTGTGCAGTTGATAGAGTAA
- the LOC108221035 gene encoding peroxidase 45, translated as MQNQRMKFVFVLLFIFPLLLLVTHSKAQLSTNFYQNSCPNVESIVQAAVRAKFQQTFVTAPATLRLYFHDCFVRGCDASVMLASPNGNAEKDHPDDISLAGDGFDTVIKAKAAVDSNFNCRNKVSCADILALATREVVSLTGGPRYTVELGRRDGRISTKASVQRKLPHANFNLDQLNSMFASHGLSQTDMIALSGAHTLGFSHCDQFSKRIYGKQIDPTLNRAYALQLRQMCPLKVDPRIAINMDPTTPQTFDNAYYQNLVQGKGLFSSDQILFTDTRSRSTVQQFASSNAAFNNAFVSAITKLGRIGVLTGNKGEIRRDCTAIN; from the exons atgcAGAATCAGAGAATGAAATTTGTGTTTGTTCTGCTCTTCATCTTCCCCTTGCTCCTCCTCGTAACTCATTCAAAGGCTCAGCTGAGCACGAATTTTTACCAAAACTCGTGCCCGAATGTGGAATCAATTGTCCAGGCTGCTGTCAGGGCCAAGTTTCAGCAGACCTTTGTCACTGCTCCAGCAACCCTGAGACTCTATTTTCACGATTGCTTTGTCAGG GGGTGTGATGCGTCAGTGATGCTAGCTTCGCCAAATGGTAACGCGGAGAAAGATCATCCAGATGATATTTCACTAGCCGGAGATGGATTCGACACTGTCATCAAAGCCAAGGCGGCTGTTGATAGTAATTTCAACTGCCGGAACAAAGTCTCTTGTGCTGATATCTTAGCTCTGGCTACCCGAGAAGTTGTGTCCTTG ACAGGAGGACCACGATATACTGTTGAACTGGGACGAAGAGATGGGAGAATATCTACCAAGGCCAGTGTTCAACGAAAACTTCCACATGCTAATTTCAACTTAGATCAGCTTAATTCCATGTTTGCATCCCATGGTCTGAGCCAAACAGATATGATTGCCCTTTCAG GTGCACATACGCTTGGTTTCTCTCATTGTGACCAATTCTCCAAGCGAATTTACGGAAAACAGATCGATCCGACTCTGAACAGAGCATACGCCCTGCAGCTCAGACAGATGTGCCCGCTAAAAGTTGATCCGAGGATCGCCATCAACATGGATCCCACGACGCCACAGACATTCGACAATGCCTATTACCAGAACCTCGTACAAGGAAAAGGCTTGTTCAGTTCTGATCAGATATTATTTACTGATACAAGATCAAGAAGCACGGTTCAACAGTTTGCATCGAGCAATGCTGCTTTCAATAATGCCTTTGTGTCGGCTATTACCAAGCTTGGCAGAATCGGAGTTCTTACCGGAAATAAAGGAGAGATTCGTCGCGATTGCACAGCAATTAACTAG
- the LOC108220981 gene encoding LOW QUALITY PROTEIN: villin-4 (The sequence of the model RefSeq protein was modified relative to this genomic sequence to represent the inferred CDS: substituted 1 base at 1 genomic stop codon) encodes MSISAKDLDPAFQGAGQKEGLEIWRIENFHPVPVPASSHGKFFTGDSYIILKTTALKSRALSHDVHYWLGKDTSQDEAGTAAIKTIELDAVLKGKAVQYREVQGHETEKFLSYFKPCIIPQKGGVASGFKHAEAEEHKTRLYACKGEHVVHVNEVEFVRSSLNHDDVFILDTDSKIFQFSGSKSSIQERAKAMEVVQYIKDTYHDGKCEIAAIEDGKLMADAESGEFWGLFGGYAPLPKRTATDDAQSIDAIPTRLFGVSEGHPKPMDAETLTRELLDSNKCYLLDCGLEIYAWMGKNTSLDQRKSASQAAEELLQSVDRPKTHVIRVVEGSETVMFRSKFDLWPEAPAVKEPEVGRGKVAALLRRQGVNVKGLMKESPAKEEAQTQPHIDCTGNLQVWRVDGEGKTLLSGDDESRLYSGDCYIFQYSYSAERGEEHMIGTWFGKQSVQVDRSSAISQASKMIETMKYLPTQACYYDGNEPVEFFSIFQTLMVFKGGLSVGYKKYIAENELPDDTHTAEGKALFRVQGTGPENMQAIQVDRVATSLNSSHCFILHDGSLVFTWFGNFTSSGDQDLLDRLLDWIKPDMQGTRVQKEGSESEQFWDLLGRKTEYPSQKVRRVSESDPHLFSCSLSAGXRNYLYLQVTEIYNFDQDDLMTEDIFILDCHSDIFVWVGQQISSTKRKDALLIAEKFIERDFLLEKLSPHTPIYIVMEGSEPTLFTRFFSKWDSTKFAMHGNSFQRKLAIVRGSRSLDKPKRRPVLGGRSTASPEKPQRSRSVTVASSRDRPRQRGRSPAFNALAANFEKPSVRNLSTPPPAVKKLYPKPGTSDSPKLISKSMAIAQLKSQFEKPAKTSLIPRILKGNDLKATSNDNSFSSRIEALTIQEDVKEGEADDDEGLPTYPYEQLTILSMNPVTEIDVTKRESYLSPEEFNDKFKMSKSAFYKLPKWKQNKLKMALQLF; translated from the exons ATGTCCATTTCCGCTAAAGATTTGGATCCAGCTTTTCAAGGAGCTGGACAAAAGGA AGGGTTAGAGATTTGGCGCATTGAAAATTTTCATCCAGTACCTGTGCCAGCGTCTTCTCATGGAAAGTTTTTTACCGGGGACTCCTATATCATTCTGAAG ACAACTGCTCTAAAAAGTCGCGCCCTCTCGCATGATGTACACTATTGGCTTGGTAAAGACACTAGTCAA GATGAAGCTGGGACTGCAGCTATCAAGACAATTGAACTAGATGCAGTTCTTAAAGGGAAGGCTGTTCAGTACCGTGAGGTGCAAGGACATGAAACTGAAAAGtttctttcttattttaaaCCATGTATCATACCTCAAAAAGGTGGAGTTGCATCTGGATTTAAACATGCTGAAGCCGAAGAACATAAAACACGTTTGTATGCTTGTAAAGGGGAACATGTTGTTCATGTGAATGAG GTTGAATTTGTTCGATCCTCACTGAATCATGACGACGTATTTATCCTTGACACAGATTCCAAAATTTTCCAGTTTAGTGGTTCTAAATCATCTATTCAAGAGAGAGCTAAAGCTATGGAAGTGGTCCAGTACATCAAAGATACTTATCATGATGGAAAATGTGAGATAGCTGCCATTG AGGATGGTAAATTGATGGCTGATGCTGAAAGTGGAGAGTTCTGGGGATTATTTGGTGGTTATGCTCCACTGCCAAAGAGAACTGCTACCGATGATGCTCAAAGTATTGATGCTATTCCTACCAGACTTTTCGG TGTGTCTGAAGGGCATCCAAAACCAATGGATGCTGAAACTCTGACAAGGGAGTTGCTAGACTCTAATAAATGCTACCTTCTGGATTGCGGGTTGGAAATTTATGCTTGGATGGGGAAAAATACTTCTCTTGATCAAAGAAAAAGTGCAAGTCAAGCCGCAGAG GAATTACTGCAAAGTGTAGATCGACCAAAAACTCATGTCATTCGAGTAGTGGAGGGATCTGAGACCGTTATGTTCCGCTCTAAATTTGATTTATGGCCTGAAGCACCTGCAGTAAAAGAACCGGAGGTTGGCAGGGGCAAGGTTGCTG CACTTCTCAGGCGCCAAGGTGTAAATGTTAAGGGACTTATGAAAGAAAGCCCTGCAAAGGAAGAAGCTCAGACACAGCCACATATTGATTGCACCGGGAACTTGCAG GTGTGGCGTGTGGATGGAGAAGGGAAGACTCTTCTATCAGGTGATGATGAATCAAGACTTTACAGTGGAGACTGCTATATCTTTCAATATTCATATTCTGCGGAAAGAGGAGAGGAACACATGATTGGGACATGGTTTGGAAAGCAATCCGTTCAG GTGGATAGAAGTTCAGCGATTTCACAAGCAAGTAAGATGATTGAGACAATGAAGTACTTGCCCACACAG GCTTGCTATTATGATGGAAATGAACCTGTCGAGTTCTTTTCAATATTCCAGACCTTGATGGTCTTTAAG GGAGGTCTTAGTGTTGGATACAAGAAATATATAGCAGAGAACGAACTTCCTGATGATACTCATACAGCGGAAGGGAAAGCTCTGTTTCGGGTACAGGGCACTGGACCAGAAAACATGCAAGCAATTCAAGTTGATAGA GTGGCAACATCTTTAAACTCGTCTCACTGTTTCATATTACATGATGGCTCCTTAGTCTTCACTTGGTTTGGAAACTTTACATCCTCTGGTGATCAAGATCTTCTTGACCGGCTGCTGGATTGGATAAAG CCAGATATGCAGGGGACCAGAGTACAGAAGGAAGGCTCAGAGTCGGAGCAATTTTGGGACTTATTAGGTAGAAAAACAGAATACCCCAGCCAGAAGGTCAGAAGAGTTTCTGAAAGTGATCCTCATTTGTTCTCGTGCTCACTTTCAGCAGGTTAGAGGAATTACCTATATTTACA A GTGACAGAGATATACAACTTTGACCAAGATGATCTAATGACTGAAGATATATTCATCCTGGATTGTCATTCAGATATTTTTGTATGGGTGGGGCAACAGATCAGCTCAACAAAAAGAAAGGATGCATTATTAATTGCGGAG AAATTTATTGAACGCGATTTTCTTCTTGAGAAATTATCACCTCATACTCCTATATATATTGTAATGGAAGGAAGTGAACCAACGCTTTTTACGCGCTTCTTCTCAAAATGGGACTCCACAAAATTTGCT ATGCATGGAAACTCATTCCAGAGAAAACTCGCCATAGTTAGGGGAAGTCGTAGTTTGGAT AAACCCAAAAGGAGACCTGTATTAGGAGGAAGGTCTACAGCTTCACCAGAAAAACCACAGCGTTCCAGGAGTGTAACTGTGGCATCCTCCCGTGATCGACCCCGTCAACGAGGCAGATCTCCAGCATTTAATGCATTAgctgcaaattttgaaaaaCCAAGTGTTAGGAACCTGTCAACTCCTCCCCCGGCTGTAAAGAAGCTATATCCAAAACCTGGAACGTCTGATTCTccaaaattaatttctaaatcCATGGCCATAGCACAATTAAAGTCACAATTTGAGAAACCAGCCAAAACAAGTCTAATTCCCCGTATTCTAAAAG GGAACGACTTAAAGGCAACCTCCAATGATAATTCATTTAGCAGCAGAATAGAAGCACTTACAATACAGGAGGATGTAAAAGAGGGTGAagctgatgatgatgaagggCTCCCGACATACCCTTATGAACAGCTTACAATACTCTCTATGAATCCTGTTACAGAAATTGATGTGACCAAACGAGAG TCTTATCTTTCGCCCGAAGAGTTCAATGACAAATTTAAGATGTCGAAGAGCGCCTTCTACAAATTACCAAAATGGAAACAGAACAAGCTAAAGATGGCACTTCAACTATTCTAA